In Canis lupus baileyi chromosome 15, mCanLup2.hap1, whole genome shotgun sequence, one genomic interval encodes:
- the TMED4 gene encoding LOW QUALITY PROTEIN: transmembrane emp24 domain-containing protein 4 (The sequence of the model RefSeq protein was modified relative to this genomic sequence to represent the inferred CDS: inserted 2 bases in 1 codon): MRTLLSAELRAWKTRGARRTQSGRQSACALSAWPSCVSWTGARARACATGLGRALAGVWXGWRRAMGRPALLLLALCAAGARGLYFHIGETEKRCFIEEIPDETMVIGNYRTQMWDKQKEVFLPSTPGLGMHVEVKDPEGKVVLSRQYGSEGRFTFTSHMPGDHQICLHSNSTRMALFAGGRLRVHLDIQVGEHANNYPEIAAKDKLTELQLRARQLLDQVEQIQKEQDYQRYREERFRLTSESTNQRVLWWSIAQTAILLLTGIWQMRHLKSFFEAKKLV; the protein is encoded by the exons ATGCGCACTCTCCTCTCGGCAGAGCTGCGGGCCTGGAAGACGCGCGGAGCGAGACGGACGCAGAGCGGCCGCCAGAGCGCATGCGCACTCAGCGCCTGGCCCAGCTGCGTCTCCTGGACCGGAGCTCGGGCGCGCGCATGCGCGACGGGCCTCGGGCGCGCGTTGGCAGGTGTCTG CGGGTGGCGGCGGGCGATGGGGCGACCGGCGCTGCTGCTGCTCGCGCTGTGCGCAGCTGGCGCCCGGGGACTCTACTTCCACATCGGCGAGACCGAGAAGCGCTGCTTCATCGAGGAAATCCCCGACGAGACCATGGTCATCG GGAACTACCGCACGCAGATGTGGGACAAGCAGAAGGAGGTCTTCCTGCCCTCGACCCCCGGCCTGGGCAtgcacgtggaggtgaaggaccccGAGGGCAAG GTGGTGCTGTCCCGACAGTATGGCTCCGAGGGCCGCTTCACCTTCACTTCCCACATGCCCGGCGACCATCAGATCTGCCTGCACTCCAATTCCACCAGGATGGCTCTCTTTGCTGGCGGCAGACTG CGCGTGCACCTGGACATCCAGGTTGGGGAGCATGCCAACAACTACCCTGAGATCGCTGCCAAGGACAAACTGACCGAGCTCCAGCTCCGAGCTCGCCAGCTGTTGGATCAAGTGGAACAGATCCAGAAGGAGCAGGATTACCAGAGG TATCGTGAAGAGCGCTTCCGTCTCACCAGTGAGAGCACCAACCAGAGGGTCTTGTGGTGGTCCATTGCTCAGACAGCCATCCTCCTCCTCACTGGAATCTGGCAGATGCGTCACCTGAAAAGCTTCTTTGAGGCCAAGAAGCTGGTGTAG